A window from Actinomycetospora corticicola encodes these proteins:
- a CDS encoding DUF222 domain-containing protein: MAVEAGFAVGDGVFDTPLPAVPLSDPRESVGQECEAGLVAWQARLVHAEWRRACWMLETARSRADTLERWPEPDPRIIAARLGWSVTMAAARLETAQGALERLPRLGVAMCEGWLEHAKAAVFVSGLRDVTDEQATVVVDRLIEAAPKLGMFELGQRVAAAVADVDPLGAENRRNAAVARARVSTRIAPSGAAEIHGLDLDPLMAEPAFDRIVAVAEEALSRLKSAGVTVGPAKVQAQVYLRLLHGCPDGSDDLAVAAQVVVDLTPTPPAQDPIDLDDLPDGPDDLPDDGPDDGPDGPEDSGPDGPDDEPGGPDDGGPDDPDSPDGPGDEPDGPNDGDKPDGPDNSGPGDGGPEDDSAGPHEGGPGDDGPDGTDGPGGGGATDGASRDHGSGDGGSGDDGSGDDGSGDDRSDVSRPFGLLDDFEEPLDEAVDEPDEPGDSWPGFTATPSPQPSPAGWQPGDPEPDPPPPDTPDPRIPTNDPPPPLAARLTERGLVFSPATLRTTWATVLGLERAHGRLRAGTLTGWDAYRAAWTRTCAQWRVLLYNDIGALQWVLLVRPPLQPDADPRYRRQVVELTAHTREVDALDLDAPDDDGSLVGIWAELARRTKRALAAARERPPEEHPAVTIREAGNRFPGAELTRWIHARDQTSRFPMSTVPAVACPIDHTHDHTLGGPTQADNLGPLSVGDHLRKHDPLSGWTVRQTRPGHFVWTAPTGTHHTVEPQPYRPLQPIARAPFDHGITDTRAEPRPQTPWRPRTDRHGHITDAQRHTLDDLDRRRRRKERRPPNPFDDDPPF; this comes from the coding sequence GTGGCGGTGGAGGCGGGGTTCGCGGTCGGGGACGGGGTGTTCGACACCCCGTTGCCCGCCGTCCCGCTGAGCGACCCGCGCGAGTCGGTCGGGCAGGAGTGCGAGGCCGGGCTGGTGGCCTGGCAGGCGCGGTTGGTGCACGCGGAGTGGCGAAGGGCGTGCTGGATGCTCGAGACCGCCCGATCCCGGGCCGACACGCTGGAGCGCTGGCCCGAGCCGGATCCGCGGATCATCGCCGCGCGGTTGGGGTGGTCGGTGACGATGGCCGCGGCCCGGTTGGAGACCGCTCAGGGGGCTTTGGAGCGCCTGCCGCGGCTCGGGGTGGCGATGTGTGAGGGCTGGTTGGAGCACGCCAAGGCCGCGGTGTTCGTGAGCGGTCTGCGCGATGTGACCGACGAGCAGGCCACGGTGGTGGTGGACCGCTTGATCGAGGCCGCGCCGAAGCTGGGGATGTTCGAGCTTGGCCAGCGGGTCGCGGCCGCGGTTGCCGATGTCGACCCGCTCGGCGCGGAGAACCGGCGCAACGCGGCGGTGGCGCGGGCGCGGGTGTCGACGCGGATCGCGCCGTCGGGCGCGGCGGAGATCCACGGCCTGGACTTGGACCCGTTGATGGCGGAGCCGGCGTTCGACCGGATCGTCGCGGTCGCCGAAGAGGCCCTGTCGCGCCTGAAATCAGCAGGGGTCACGGTGGGGCCGGCGAAGGTGCAGGCCCAGGTGTACCTGCGGTTGTTGCACGGCTGCCCCGACGGCTCGGACGACCTCGCGGTCGCCGCGCAGGTCGTCGTGGACCTCACCCCGACCCCGCCAGCGCAGGACCCGATCGACCTCGACGACCTCCCCGACGGTCCCGACGACCTCCCCGATGACGGGCCGGACGACGGGCCGGACGGCCCCGAGGACAGCGGCCCCGACGGCCCCGACGACGAGCCGGGCGGCCCTGATGACGGCGGCCCGGACGATCCCGATAGCCCTGATGGACCCGGCGACGAACCGGATGGCCCGAACGACGGCGACAAGCCGGATGGCCCGGACAACAGCGGGCCGGGCGACGGCGGCCCCGAGGACGACTCGGCTGGCCCTCACGAGGGCGGGCCGGGTGACGACGGGCCTGACGGCACCGATGGTCCTGGCGGTGGCGGCGCTACCGATGGCGCCTCCCGGGATCACGGCTCTGGCGACGGCGGCTCTGGCGACGACGGCTCTGGCGACGACGGCTCTGGCGACGACCGATCAGACGTCAGCCGCCCATTCGGGCTGCTCGACGATTTCGAGGAGCCCCTCGACGAGGCGGTGGATGAGCCCGATGAACCAGGCGACTCGTGGCCCGGGTTCACGGCGACTCCCTCACCGCAGCCCTCACCGGCCGGGTGGCAGCCCGGGGACCCCGAACCCGACCCGCCGCCACCGGACACCCCCGATCCGCGGATCCCGACCAACGACCCGCCGCCGCCCCTGGCCGCGCGGCTGACCGAACGTGGCCTGGTGTTCTCCCCGGCGACGTTGCGCACCACGTGGGCGACCGTGCTCGGGCTCGAACGCGCCCACGGCCGCCTCCGCGCCGGCACGTTGACCGGGTGGGACGCCTACCGCGCCGCCTGGACCCGGACCTGTGCCCAGTGGCGGGTCCTGCTCTACAACGACATCGGTGCACTGCAATGGGTGCTGCTCGTGCGGCCGCCGCTTCAACCCGACGCCGACCCGCGATATCGCCGACAGGTCGTCGAACTCACCGCCCACACGCGCGAGGTCGACGCCCTCGACCTCGACGCTCCTGACGACGATGGATCACTGGTGGGGATCTGGGCCGAGCTGGCCCGCCGCACGAAGCGTGCCCTGGCCGCGGCCCGCGAGAGGCCGCCCGAGGAGCACCCGGCCGTCACCATCCGGGAGGCCGGGAACCGGTTCCCCGGAGCGGAGCTGACCCGCTGGATCCACGCCCGCGACCAGACCTCCCGGTTCCCCATGTCCACCGTGCCCGCCGTGGCCTGCCCCATCGACCACACCCACGACCACACCCTCGGCGGACCCACCCAGGCCGACAACCTCGGCCCCCTCTCCGTCGGCGACCACCTCCGCAAACACGACCCGCTCTCCGGGTGGACCGTCCGCCAGACCCGCCCCGGCCACTTCGTGTGGACCGCGCCCACCGGCACCCACCACACCGTCGAACCCCAGCCCTACCGGCCCCTACAACCGATCGCGCGCGCCCCGTTCGACCACGGCATCACCGACACCCGCGCCGAACCCCGACCCCAGACACCCTGGCGGCCCCGCACCGACCGCCACGGGCATATCACCGACGCCCAACGCCACACCCTCGACGACCTCGACCGCCGACGACGCCGGAAAGAACGACGACCCCCCAACCCCTTCGACGACGACCCACCGTTCTGA
- the gvpO gene encoding gas vesicle protein GvpO has product MSESAARRTTSGSETRHRRAAPSREDGNRSPAPGGREVLDAVRDLADDLGWQSEAVAGLRRTADGWTATVDVVETSRVPSTTDVIGVYEIDLDDRADMLGFRRLRHYIRGRGDNDRDH; this is encoded by the coding sequence ATGAGCGAGTCTGCGGCACGGCGGACGACGTCCGGGTCCGAGACCCGGCACCGGCGCGCAGCACCGTCGCGCGAGGACGGCAACCGGTCCCCCGCGCCCGGTGGGCGGGAGGTCCTCGACGCCGTCCGTGACCTCGCGGACGATCTCGGCTGGCAGTCCGAGGCCGTCGCCGGTCTGCGCCGCACCGCCGACGGGTGGACCGCGACGGTCGACGTCGTCGAGACCAGCCGCGTGCCGTCGACCACCGACGTCATCGGGGTCTACGAGATCGATCTCGACGACCGGGCGGACATGCTCGGATTCCGTCGGCTCCGCCACTACATCCGCGGTCGCGGCGACAACGACCGGGACCACTGA
- a CDS encoding SDR family NAD(P)-dependent oxidoreductase has product MSTPTRPLALVTGGSSGIGFELAVQLADRGHDVAISGQSERVHDAAEKLRGHGVEAYPHQADAATYDGVESFWKAVADLGRPLNVACLNVGIGVGGRFLDTDLDDELRMIAINCAGTVHLAKRVVRAMHDQGPDRGDRRILVVSSVSATTPTPYEPAYGATKAFGFNFAESIREELREEGIVVTALLPGATDSEFHANAGMGNTRFGDNSWKNDRTEVARQGIEALFAGDDHVVGGDEATKQQVVDHRSMSEPEKAAKQGEAARPR; this is encoded by the coding sequence ATGAGCACCCCCACGCGTCCTCTGGCCCTGGTGACCGGCGGCTCGTCGGGCATCGGCTTCGAGCTGGCCGTCCAGCTCGCCGACCGTGGGCACGACGTCGCGATCTCCGGGCAGAGCGAGCGGGTCCACGACGCCGCCGAGAAGCTGCGTGGGCACGGCGTCGAGGCCTATCCGCACCAGGCCGACGCCGCCACCTACGACGGCGTGGAGTCCTTCTGGAAGGCCGTCGCCGACCTCGGCCGCCCGCTCAACGTCGCCTGTCTCAACGTCGGGATCGGTGTCGGCGGGCGCTTCCTCGACACCGATCTCGACGACGAGCTCCGCATGATCGCGATCAACTGCGCGGGCACCGTGCACCTGGCCAAGCGCGTGGTCCGGGCGATGCACGACCAGGGCCCCGACCGGGGCGACCGGCGGATCCTCGTCGTGTCGTCGGTCTCGGCGACCACACCCACCCCCTACGAGCCGGCCTACGGCGCCACCAAGGCCTTCGGGTTCAACTTCGCCGAGTCGATCCGCGAGGAGCTCCGCGAGGAGGGCATCGTCGTCACCGCGCTGCTGCCCGGGGCCACCGACTCCGAGTTCCACGCCAACGCCGGCATGGGCAACACCCGCTTCGGTGACAACAGCTGGAAGAACGACCGGACCGAGGTCGCCCGCCAGGGCATCGAGGCGCTGTTCGCCGGCGACGACCACGTCGTCGGCGGGGACGAGGCCACGAAGCAGCAGGTCGTCGACCACCGCTCGATGAGCGAGCCGGAGAAGGCCGCGAAGCAGGGCGAGGCCGCCCGGCCCCGCTGA
- a CDS encoding TetR/AcrR family transcriptional regulator yields MTSTDRPMRADARKNRDLLVAVARQHVRRHGVTTSLEAIARDAGVGPGTLYRHFPDRESLLAEVLRVENDELAEARARVAREVEPSERLDAWLCEVERHIATYRGLSGPLVGALEGAEPTPLGLACREMIATTEGFLADARQAGTVRADVTAHDLVGCAAMLAWLGSTGPTGSRQADGARDILRFGYRSDR; encoded by the coding sequence ATGACGAGCACCGACCGCCCCATGCGCGCGGACGCCCGCAAGAACCGCGACCTGCTGGTCGCGGTCGCCCGGCAGCACGTGCGGCGCCACGGCGTGACGACGTCGCTGGAGGCCATCGCCCGCGACGCCGGGGTGGGACCGGGGACGCTCTACCGGCACTTCCCCGACCGCGAGAGCCTGCTCGCGGAGGTCCTGCGGGTCGAGAACGACGAGCTCGCCGAGGCCCGTGCCCGGGTCGCCCGCGAGGTCGAGCCTTCGGAACGGCTGGACGCCTGGCTGTGCGAGGTGGAGCGGCACATCGCGACCTACCGCGGTCTGTCCGGTCCGCTCGTCGGGGCGCTGGAGGGCGCGGAGCCCACGCCGCTCGGTCTCGCCTGCCGGGAGATGATCGCGACGACCGAGGGGTTCCTGGCCGACGCGCGGCAGGCCGGGACCGTCCGCGCCGACGTCACGGCACACGACCTGGTCGGCTGTGCGGCGATGCTGGCGTGGCTCGGGTCGACCGGTCCGACGGGTAGCCGCCAGGCCGACGGGGCACGTGACATCCTCCGGTTCGGGTACCGCTCCGACCGGTAG
- a CDS encoding LLM class flavin-dependent oxidoreductase, which translates to MPTSVPLSLLDLARVNPGEAASEGIARSVRLAQTADGLGYHRLWVSEHHNMPGLASSATSLYIQHIAAHTTNLRVGSGGIMLPNHSPLVIAEQFGLLETLFPGRIDLGLGRAPGTDGATMQALRRDARASEHFPSDIVELDGYLTGATRVPGVHAYPHGSAGVPLYILGSSLYGAQLAAHLGLPYAFASHFAPEALEEAARTYRDRFDPSGPLAGPEATPHFIAAANVIAADDVETAREQYAKTELAWLRSILGRGRDLTDEQLAVLRDHPQGRQVLGMLQRTLVGTGPEVVAGLDALAEEVEADELIVVNAATEEPHQHRTLELLAPGADRRDREGSALAAAGV; encoded by the coding sequence ATGCCCACGTCCGTCCCGCTCTCCCTGCTGGATCTGGCCCGGGTGAACCCCGGCGAGGCCGCGTCCGAGGGCATCGCCCGCAGCGTGCGCCTCGCGCAGACCGCGGACGGACTCGGCTACCACCGGCTGTGGGTCTCCGAGCACCACAACATGCCCGGCCTCGCCTCCTCGGCGACCTCGCTCTACATCCAGCACATCGCGGCCCACACCACGAACCTGCGCGTCGGGTCCGGCGGGATCATGCTGCCCAACCACTCCCCCCTGGTGATCGCCGAGCAGTTCGGCCTGCTCGAGACCCTCTTCCCGGGCCGGATCGACCTCGGCCTCGGTCGCGCGCCGGGTACCGACGGGGCGACCATGCAGGCCCTGCGCCGCGACGCCCGCGCCTCCGAGCACTTCCCGTCCGACATCGTCGAGCTCGACGGCTACCTGACCGGGGCCACCAGGGTCCCGGGCGTCCACGCCTACCCGCACGGCAGCGCCGGCGTGCCGCTCTACATCCTCGGCTCGTCGCTGTACGGCGCGCAGCTGGCCGCGCACCTCGGCCTGCCCTACGCCTTCGCCTCCCACTTCGCCCCCGAGGCCCTCGAGGAGGCGGCCCGGACCTACCGCGACCGGTTCGACCCGTCGGGCCCGCTCGCCGGCCCGGAAGCGACCCCGCACTTCATCGCGGCGGCCAACGTCATCGCCGCCGACGACGTCGAGACCGCACGCGAGCAGTACGCGAAGACCGAGCTGGCCTGGCTGCGCTCCATCCTGGGGCGCGGGCGGGACCTGACCGACGAGCAGCTCGCCGTGCTCCGCGACCACCCGCAGGGACGGCAGGTGCTCGGCATGCTGCAGCGCACCCTCGTCGGGACCGGACCCGAGGTCGTCGCCGGGCTCGACGCGCTCGCCGAGGAGGTGGAGGCCGACGAGCTGATCGTCGTCAACGCCGCCACCGAGGAGCCGCACCAGCACCGCACCCTCGAGCTCCTCGCCCCCGGCGCGGACCGGCGGGACCGCGAAGGGTCCGCGTTGGCCGCCGCGGGGGTCTGA
- a CDS encoding MBL fold metallo-hydrolase, with translation MSTATLDWFGCATFRLRTAEGLTVMLDAYLDRVPEAAQSGVGVTDVAAELGPRDWILVGHSHFDHIYGAERLAATGARIVGSYESVRVMAAQGVPEEQLVPVSGGERVRLDDTTTVRVLPGLHSCVWSRVPFPESDQECLGELGGTWQEHQEQLRAMFAGLPDLGPDVAAHLQAAAQGERGDGGALVFVVETSEGSLLVQDTAGAWSGLLAAESPDVAILAAAGRANRDGEPVQGSLAEFVAEEAGRLRPRRLVLSHHDAWLPGFAGAVDVGPIREAVARSTPDTEFCDLGYASGFPLFA, from the coding sequence GTGAGTACCGCGACGCTCGACTGGTTCGGCTGCGCCACCTTCCGCCTGCGGACCGCCGAGGGCCTGACGGTGATGCTCGACGCCTATCTCGACCGGGTCCCCGAGGCCGCGCAGAGCGGGGTGGGCGTCACGGACGTCGCGGCCGAGCTGGGTCCCCGGGACTGGATCCTCGTCGGGCACTCCCACTTCGACCACATCTACGGCGCCGAACGGCTCGCCGCCACGGGCGCCCGGATCGTCGGCTCCTACGAGTCGGTGCGGGTGATGGCGGCCCAGGGTGTGCCCGAGGAGCAGCTGGTGCCGGTCTCGGGCGGGGAGCGGGTCCGGCTCGACGACACCACGACGGTCCGCGTGCTCCCGGGCCTGCACTCGTGCGTCTGGTCCCGGGTGCCGTTCCCGGAGTCCGACCAGGAGTGCCTCGGCGAGCTCGGCGGCACGTGGCAGGAGCACCAGGAGCAGCTCCGGGCGATGTTCGCGGGACTGCCGGACCTCGGCCCCGACGTCGCCGCCCACCTGCAGGCGGCCGCCCAGGGCGAACGCGGGGACGGCGGGGCGCTGGTCTTCGTCGTCGAGACCTCGGAGGGCTCCCTGCTCGTGCAGGACACGGCGGGGGCCTGGAGCGGGCTGCTGGCCGCCGAGTCACCCGACGTCGCGATCCTCGCCGCCGCGGGCCGCGCCAACCGCGACGGCGAGCCGGTGCAGGGCTCGCTCGCGGAGTTCGTGGCCGAGGAGGCGGGTCGGCTGCGGCCGCGGCGACTGGTGCTCTCCCATCACGACGCCTGGCTCCCCGGCTTCGCCGGGGCGGTGGACGTCGGACCGATCCGCGAGGCCGTCGCACGCTCGACTCCGGACACCGAGTTCTGCGACCTGGGCTACGCCTCGGGCTTCCCACTCTTCGCCTGA
- a CDS encoding FAD-binding dehydrogenase — protein sequence MDADVIVVGGGLAGLVATAELADAGRRVILLDQEPEASLGGQAFWSFGGLFLVDSPEQRRLGVKDSAGLAWQDWEGSAGFDRDQGADGEDHWGRQWARAYVEFAAGEKRSWLHQQGMRWFPVVGWAERGGYGATGHGNSVPRFHVTWGTGPGVVEPFERRVRAAVERGLVELRFRHRVDRLTVTDGAVDGVVGTVLEPSAVLRGQSSSRTAVGDFELRAQAVLVTSGGIGGNHELVRKFWPERLGRAPKQMISGVPAHVDGRMLDIAGDAGARLVNRDRMWHYTEGLVDWDPIWPMHGIRILPGPSSLWLDATGHRLPVPLYPGFDTLGTLAHLRTTGHDHSWFLLTQKIIEREFALSGSEQNPDLTGKDLRMTLSRVLPGAPAPVEAFKQKGEDFVVAGNLRDLVDGMNALTDTPLLEYGQVEREVVARDREMTNSFTKDAQVNAIHGARRYLGDRLARVATPHRLLDPKAGPLIATRLNILTRKSLGGLQTDLSGRVQQPDGSPLRGLYAAGEAAGFGGGGVHGYRSLEGTFLGGCIFSGRQTGRAVAALTA from the coding sequence ATGGACGCAGACGTCATCGTCGTCGGGGGTGGTCTGGCCGGACTGGTCGCCACCGCCGAGCTCGCCGACGCGGGCCGCCGGGTGATCCTGCTCGACCAGGAACCCGAGGCCTCGTTGGGCGGGCAGGCCTTCTGGTCGTTCGGCGGGCTGTTCCTCGTCGACTCGCCCGAGCAGCGGCGGCTCGGGGTCAAGGACTCGGCCGGCCTGGCCTGGCAGGACTGGGAGGGCTCGGCCGGGTTCGACCGCGACCAGGGGGCCGACGGCGAGGACCACTGGGGGCGGCAGTGGGCGCGGGCCTACGTCGAGTTCGCCGCGGGGGAGAAGCGGTCCTGGCTGCACCAGCAGGGGATGCGGTGGTTCCCCGTCGTCGGCTGGGCCGAGCGCGGCGGCTACGGCGCGACCGGGCACGGCAACTCCGTGCCCCGCTTCCACGTCACCTGGGGGACCGGCCCCGGCGTCGTCGAGCCGTTCGAGCGTCGGGTGCGCGCCGCCGTCGAGCGGGGCCTGGTCGAGCTGCGGTTCCGGCACCGGGTCGACCGGCTCACCGTCACCGACGGCGCCGTCGACGGCGTGGTCGGCACGGTCCTCGAGCCGAGCGCCGTACTGCGCGGTCAGTCGAGCTCCCGGACCGCGGTCGGGGACTTCGAGCTGCGCGCGCAGGCCGTCCTGGTCACCTCCGGCGGCATCGGCGGCAACCACGAGCTGGTGCGGAAGTTCTGGCCCGAGCGGCTCGGTCGTGCGCCGAAGCAGATGATCTCCGGGGTCCCCGCGCACGTCGACGGCCGGATGCTCGACATCGCCGGCGACGCCGGGGCGCGGCTGGTCAACCGCGACCGGATGTGGCACTACACCGAGGGCCTGGTCGACTGGGACCCGATCTGGCCGATGCACGGGATCCGCATCCTGCCCGGGCCGTCGTCGCTGTGGCTCGACGCCACCGGTCACCGGCTGCCCGTGCCGCTCTACCCCGGCTTCGACACCCTCGGCACCCTGGCCCACCTGCGCACCACCGGGCACGACCACTCCTGGTTCCTGCTCACCCAGAAGATCATCGAGCGGGAGTTCGCGCTGTCCGGGTCCGAGCAGAACCCCGACCTGACCGGCAAGGACCTCCGGATGACGCTGAGCCGGGTCCTGCCGGGCGCCCCCGCCCCGGTCGAGGCGTTCAAGCAGAAGGGCGAGGACTTCGTCGTCGCCGGGAACCTGCGCGACCTCGTCGACGGGATGAACGCCCTGACCGACACCCCGCTGCTGGAGTACGGGCAGGTCGAACGCGAGGTCGTCGCCCGGGACCGCGAGATGACCAACTCCTTCACCAAGGACGCGCAGGTCAACGCCATCCACGGGGCGCGGCGCTACCTCGGGGACCGGCTCGCCCGCGTCGCGACCCCGCACCGGCTGCTCGACCCGAAGGCCGGCCCGCTGATCGCCACCCGCCTGAACATCCTGACCCGCAAGAGCCTCGGCGGACTGCAGACCGACCTGTCGGGCCGGGTCCAGCAACCCGACGGGTCTCCGCTGCGCGGGCTCTACGCCGCCGGCGAGGCGGCCGGCTTCGGTGGCGGCGGCGTCCACGGCTACCGTTCCCTGGAGGGCACCTTCCTCGGCGGCTGCATCTTCTCCGGCCGCCAGACCGGTCGCGCCGTCGCCGCGCTCACCGCCTGA
- a CDS encoding zinc-binding dehydrogenase has product MRSTSPREFDLRRLYLHNVALIGSSMHTPAHFARLAADAAAGRVAPRVAARYALRDIHAAQEEFARSAHVGKIVVVPGTSTPS; this is encoded by the coding sequence GTGAGGTCGACCTCGCCGCGCGAGTTCGACCTGCGCCGTCTCTACCTGCACAACGTGGCCCTCATCGGGTCGTCGATGCACACGCCGGCGCACTTCGCCCGGCTCGCCGCGGACGCCGCCGCCGGTCGGGTCGCACCCCGCGTCGCCGCCCGCTACGCCCTCCGCGACATCCACGCGGCCCAGGAGGAGTTCGCCCGGTCCGCACACGTCGGCAAGATCGTCGTCGTGCCGGGGACGAGCACGCCGTCCTGA
- a CDS encoding helix-turn-helix domain-containing protein: MSVGPAAVFSFRERDLDGAKAAVGQDFFTTSMDLVDRTADYDFRFDGVVLGSLAVGVAHINAALEIGTADLEDCYYVNYSASGAMHARHRRRAVEITPGWGAVYHPVGAVAMTTSDDYDSYAVRIDRRAVNEALEEQVGLPVPPDPVLDPRVDLRSTPGRRWDRLVRLLCEEARTSPSVLDHPMIAAPLHDAVVTGFVHATGHRWREALERPTRCWSRTPVRRAVEAIRSDPAHPFTPTDLARLAGASTRTLHDGFRRHLDTTPMAYLRLVRLGRAHDELRAADPAATTVAAVAHRWGFTHLGRFSQAYGREYGRSPSTTLRGR, encoded by the coding sequence GTGTCGGTCGGCCCTGCAGCAGTCTTCTCGTTCCGTGAACGCGACCTCGACGGCGCGAAGGCAGCGGTGGGGCAGGACTTCTTCACGACGTCGATGGACCTCGTCGACCGCACGGCCGACTACGACTTCCGCTTCGACGGCGTCGTCCTCGGCTCCCTGGCGGTCGGGGTCGCCCACATCAACGCCGCCCTCGAGATCGGGACGGCCGACCTCGAGGACTGCTACTACGTCAACTACTCGGCCTCGGGCGCGATGCACGCCCGCCACCGCCGGCGGGCGGTGGAGATCACGCCGGGGTGGGGAGCGGTCTACCACCCCGTCGGGGCGGTGGCGATGACGACCAGCGACGACTACGACTCCTACGCCGTCCGCATCGACCGCCGTGCCGTCAACGAGGCGCTCGAGGAGCAGGTCGGCCTCCCCGTACCGCCCGACCCGGTGCTGGACCCCCGCGTCGACCTGCGCAGCACCCCGGGGCGGCGGTGGGACCGGCTGGTCCGTCTGCTGTGCGAGGAGGCCCGCACGTCGCCGAGCGTGCTCGATCACCCGATGATCGCCGCGCCCCTGCACGACGCCGTGGTGACCGGCTTCGTCCATGCCACCGGGCACCGGTGGCGGGAGGCGCTGGAACGTCCGACCAGGTGCTGGAGCCGGACGCCGGTGCGTCGCGCGGTCGAGGCCATCCGCAGCGACCCGGCACACCCGTTCACCCCCACCGACCTCGCCCGCCTGGCCGGCGCGTCCACGCGCACCCTGCACGACGGGTTCCGCCGCCATCTCGACACCACTCCGATGGCCTACCTGCGGCTCGTCCGGCTCGGGCGGGCCCACGACGAGCTGCGCGCCGCCGATCCGGCCGCGACGACGGTGGCGGCGGTCGCGCACCGGTGGGGCTTCACCCACCTCGGCCGGTTCTCCCAGGCCTACGGCCGGGAGTACGGCCGTTCTCCCTCCACGACGCTCCGCGGCCGCTGA
- a CDS encoding helix-turn-helix transcriptional regulator: MKRGEVVFDSDQLSVTEEFLSTHYAPMRIGAGTGERARARITRRAAGGVSVDRLELGFAMDYDGEPLGRICLCDITAGSVDEHRPDGARYAESYGTGQVFSFAPPDRPYRGRINHARYSISMFDPALLGQVAAPADDRHPVRLLDHHQITATAGMRLRRVIDHLYEVLDGDDAPLVVATASQYLAATVLHTFPNTALSEPTPTDRHDAHPDTVRRAVAFIEADPAREITLVEIAAAAHVTPRALQYAFARHLQTTPLAYLRRVRLDAAHHDLLDADPRAGDTVTAVAARWGFAHPGRFATAYRDAYGRSPSRTLHG, encoded by the coding sequence GTGAAGCGTGGAGAAGTGGTGTTCGACAGCGATCAACTGTCCGTCACCGAGGAGTTCCTGAGCACCCACTACGCCCCGATGCGGATCGGGGCGGGGACCGGCGAGCGGGCCCGGGCGCGGATCACCCGCAGGGCCGCCGGCGGCGTCAGCGTGGACCGCCTGGAGCTCGGTTTCGCCATGGACTACGACGGCGAGCCGCTGGGGCGAATCTGCCTGTGCGACATCACGGCGGGCTCCGTCGACGAACACCGGCCGGACGGCGCCCGGTACGCCGAGTCCTACGGGACGGGTCAGGTGTTCTCGTTCGCCCCGCCCGACCGTCCCTACCGGGGCCGCATCAACCACGCCCGCTACAGCATCAGCATGTTCGATCCCGCCCTGCTCGGGCAGGTCGCCGCCCCCGCCGACGACCGCCACCCCGTGCGCCTGCTCGACCACCACCAGATCACGGCGACGGCCGGGATGCGGCTGCGTCGGGTCATCGACCACCTGTACGAGGTGCTGGACGGGGACGACGCGCCGCTGGTCGTCGCCACCGCGAGCCAGTACCTGGCCGCCACCGTGCTGCACACCTTCCCCAACACCGCGCTGAGCGAACCCACGCCCACCGACCGCCACGACGCCCACCCCGACACCGTGCGCCGCGCCGTCGCGTTCATCGAGGCCGACCCCGCCCGCGAGATCACGCTCGTCGAGATCGCCGCCGCCGCCCACGTCACGCCGCGCGCCCTGCAGTACGCGTTCGCGCGCCACCTGCAGACCACCCCCCTGGCCTACCTCCGCCGGGTCCGCCTCGACGCGGCCCATCACGACCTGCTGGACGCCGACCCCCGCGCCGGGGACACCGTCACCGCCGTCGCCGCACGATGGGGCTTCGCCCACCCCGGCCGCTTCGCCACCGCCTACCGCGACGCCTACGGCCGGTCGCCCAGCCGCACCCTGCACGGCTGA